The Panicum hallii strain FIL2 chromosome 9, PHallii_v3.1, whole genome shotgun sequence genome has a window encoding:
- the LOC112877697 gene encoding uncharacterized protein LOC112877697 isoform X1 encodes MGIKQVLVRRRRHDDDDDDDGGSSTGSAAAREEVLLDQSPSPPPMSSCGRYLLHRVCRFDTLAGVAIKYGVEVADVKRANGLTTDLQMFAHKTLRVPLHGRHPPAAATSPPSSSPSHADRARYTPCFICSNNMVCFRVWTMRRPPKNAASLDPSLKPPRSTVSSSMSLLQGYYGLTPTPKENLTNEGTEMATYIKGHHRKARSLSSSFSLENGDSNRETDDAEKPIRRRQKADVELTTREDNGGSLLARAGQGLAMRPKSGSRADMNSSQQDLLATWMPSYGDGLHAVKKSLSTPEFQDSDSISIASVWLKSKWNLKPDVFTLTLPLPLFDGIPKPLFDSIPKPLLDNIPNSIAAWRNKAAKD; translated from the exons ATGGGCATCAAGCAGGTcctcgtccgccgccgccgccacgacgacgacgacgacgatgacggcggcagcagcaccGGCAGCGCCGCTGCCCGCGAGGAAGTGCTGCTCGACCagtcgccctcgccgccgcccatgTCGTCCTGCGGCCGCTACCTCCTGCACCGCGTCTGCAGGTTTGACACCCTCGCCGGCGTCGCCATCAAGTACGGCGTCGAG GTGGCGGACGTGAAGCGCGCCAACGGCCTCACCACCGACCTGCAGATGTTCGCGCACAAGACGCTCCGGGTTCCGCTCCACGGCAGgcacccgcccgccgccgccacttctcctccctcctcctccccgagcCACGCCGATCGCGCCAG GTATACTCCATGCTTTATCTGCAGTAACAATATGGTTTGTTTCAGAGTGTGGACTATGCGTCGCCCTCCCAAAAATGCTGCTTCTTTGGATCCATCCCTTAAACCGCCGCGGAGCACAGTTTCATCGTCCATGAGCCTCTTGCAGGGATACTATGGCCTCACACCAACTCCAAAGGAGAACCTTACCAATGAAGGCACTGAAATGGCGACGTACATTAAAG GTCATCATAGGAAAGCTAGAAGCTTATCTAGCAGCTTCTCTCTTGAGAATGGAGATTCAAATAGGGAGACTGATGATGCTGAAAAGCCCATAAGGCGGCGCCAGAAAGCCGATGTTGAGCTGACAACAAGGGAGGACAATGGCGGTAGCCTGTTGGCGAGGGCCGGGCAGGGTTTAGCCATGAGGCCAAAGTCTGGCAGTCGGGCAGATATGAACAGTAGCCAGCAAGATCTCTTGGCGACGTGGATGCCTTCTTACGGGGACGGATTGCACGCTGTGAAGAAATCATTGAGCACTCCAGAGTTCCAAGATTCAGACAGCATCAGCATTGCGTCGGTATGGTTGAAGAGCAAGTGGAACCTGAAACCAGATGTGTTCACCCTCACCCTTCCTCTCCCGCTATTCGACGGCATCCCGAAGCCTCTCTTCGACAGCATCCCAAAGCCCCTCCTTGACAACATTCCGAATTCGATTGCTGCTTGGAGAAACAAGGCTGCCAAAGATTAG
- the LOC112877697 gene encoding uncharacterized protein LOC112877697 isoform X2 — MGIKQVLVRRRRHDDDDDDDGGSSTGSAAAREEVLLDQSPSPPPMSSCGRYLLHRVCRFDTLAGVAIKYGVEVADVKRANGLTTDLQMFAHKTLRVPLHGRHPPAAATSPPSSSPSHADRARVWTMRRPPKNAASLDPSLKPPRSTVSSSMSLLQGYYGLTPTPKENLTNEGTEMATYIKGHHRKARSLSSSFSLENGDSNRETDDAEKPIRRRQKADVELTTREDNGGSLLARAGQGLAMRPKSGSRADMNSSQQDLLATWMPSYGDGLHAVKKSLSTPEFQDSDSISIASVWLKSKWNLKPDVFTLTLPLPLFDGIPKPLFDSIPKPLLDNIPNSIAAWRNKAAKD, encoded by the exons ATGGGCATCAAGCAGGTcctcgtccgccgccgccgccacgacgacgacgacgacgatgacggcggcagcagcaccGGCAGCGCCGCTGCCCGCGAGGAAGTGCTGCTCGACCagtcgccctcgccgccgcccatgTCGTCCTGCGGCCGCTACCTCCTGCACCGCGTCTGCAGGTTTGACACCCTCGCCGGCGTCGCCATCAAGTACGGCGTCGAG GTGGCGGACGTGAAGCGCGCCAACGGCCTCACCACCGACCTGCAGATGTTCGCGCACAAGACGCTCCGGGTTCCGCTCCACGGCAGgcacccgcccgccgccgccacttctcctccctcctcctccccgagcCACGCCGATCGCGCCAG AGTGTGGACTATGCGTCGCCCTCCCAAAAATGCTGCTTCTTTGGATCCATCCCTTAAACCGCCGCGGAGCACAGTTTCATCGTCCATGAGCCTCTTGCAGGGATACTATGGCCTCACACCAACTCCAAAGGAGAACCTTACCAATGAAGGCACTGAAATGGCGACGTACATTAAAG GTCATCATAGGAAAGCTAGAAGCTTATCTAGCAGCTTCTCTCTTGAGAATGGAGATTCAAATAGGGAGACTGATGATGCTGAAAAGCCCATAAGGCGGCGCCAGAAAGCCGATGTTGAGCTGACAACAAGGGAGGACAATGGCGGTAGCCTGTTGGCGAGGGCCGGGCAGGGTTTAGCCATGAGGCCAAAGTCTGGCAGTCGGGCAGATATGAACAGTAGCCAGCAAGATCTCTTGGCGACGTGGATGCCTTCTTACGGGGACGGATTGCACGCTGTGAAGAAATCATTGAGCACTCCAGAGTTCCAAGATTCAGACAGCATCAGCATTGCGTCGGTATGGTTGAAGAGCAAGTGGAACCTGAAACCAGATGTGTTCACCCTCACCCTTCCTCTCCCGCTATTCGACGGCATCCCGAAGCCTCTCTTCGACAGCATCCCAAAGCCCCTCCTTGACAACATTCCGAATTCGATTGCTGCTTGGAGAAACAAGGCTGCCAAAGATTAG